One genomic window of Glycine soja cultivar W05 chromosome 9, ASM419377v2, whole genome shotgun sequence includes the following:
- the LOC114367283 gene encoding uncharacterized protein LOC114367283: MFDLYFVPSLECQTCGRPEVMSRQHIWTLEITQSILGAPGPLRLPNCAMTHVNVCGQHMTILRRFGPPLQWNVVVVDGGVRRRYVVQPWYQFLADNDFSHGDEVSFYYRTIDKIWEIVIRRRKNWEY; the protein is encoded by the exons ATGTTTGATCTTTATTTCGTTCCCTCACTGGAATGCCAGACTTGCGGAAGGCCAGAAGTTATGTCAAGACAACATATTTGGACACTTGAAATCACACAATCAATTCTTGGTGCACCAGGACCACTG AGACTCCCCAATTGTGCCATGACACATGTAAATGTCTGCGGTCAACACATGACCATTCTCAGGAGATTTGGACCTCCATTACAGTGGAATGTTGTGGTGGTTGATGGTGGAGTTAGGCGCAGATATGTTGTCCAACCATggtatcaattccttgcagaTAATGATTTCTCCCACGGTGATGAAGTCTCCTTCTATTACAGGACCATTGATAAAATATGGGAAATTGTCATCCGCCGGAGAAAGAATTGGGAGTATTAG